The following coding sequences are from one Sylvia atricapilla isolate bSylAtr1 chromosome 23, bSylAtr1.pri, whole genome shotgun sequence window:
- the LOC136371013 gene encoding placenta-expressed transcript 1 protein-like → MAFWVLLAPLLLLGTAAGQAEPGMDACLRLGNATDGNFSVGTNPDVYRANTTYVVTIKDDRNHSQSSGQLLLQALDAQNASVGRWEVAATGNCSSVDTAVLNISQSTASWTSPAGNLSSVLIRVYLVLSDNSTELKTHTLDTGAESTVSPSITTPNSVCRAGSSSLLLLALLLLLTLLSSREL, encoded by the exons ATGGCATTTTGGGTCCTTTTGgccccgctgctgctgctggggacagcggcCGGGCAGGCAGAGCCGGGGATGGACGCGTGCCTTCGCCTCGGGAATGCCACCGACGGGAATTTCTCGGTGGGAACAAATCCCGACGTTTACCGGGCCAACACAACCTACGTGG TGACGATCAAGGACGACAGAAACCACAGCCAGAGCtcggggcagctcctgctgcaggctctggacGCCCAGAACGCCTCGGTGGGGCGCTGGGAGGTGGCAGCCACCGggaactgcagctctgtggacACAGCGGTGCTGAACATCAGCCAGAGCACGGCCAGCTGGACATCCCCGGCCGGCAACCTGAGCTCCGTGCTCATCAG GGTTTATCTCGTCCTCTCTGATAACAGCACCGAGCTCAAGACTCACACACTGGACACAG GGGCGGAGAGCACCGTGTCCCCCTCCATCACCACTCCCAACTCggtgtgcagggctggcagcagctccctgctgctcctggccctgctgctgctcctcactctgCTCTCCTCGAGAGAGCTCTGA